Proteins encoded together in one Candidatus Methylomirabilota bacterium window:
- a CDS encoding MFS transporter has translation PHIRMAWPLLVLVGFCNTFYLTQTSTYLQQRVPDHLRGRVMSLYSLCWNLMPLGGLLAGVLASLVDARFAVLVGGAMVAVNALLLLGSARLRAIR, from the coding sequence CGCCGCACATCCGCATGGCGTGGCCGCTCCTGGTGCTGGTGGGCTTCTGCAACACGTTCTACCTCACCCAGACCAGCACCTATCTCCAGCAGCGCGTACCCGACCATCTTCGCGGGCGCGTGATGAGCCTCTACTCGCTCTGCTGGAACCTCATGCCGCTGGGCGGGCTGCTCGCAGGCGTGCTGGCGTCACTGGTCGATGCCCGCTTCGCGGTGCTGGTGGGCGGCGCGATGGTCGCGGTGAACGCGCTGCTGCTGCTGGGCTCGGCGCGGCTGCGCGCGAT